The following are encoded together in the Citrus sinensis cultivar Valencia sweet orange chromosome 1, DVS_A1.0, whole genome shotgun sequence genome:
- the LOC102627261 gene encoding uncharacterized protein LOC102627261 — MDPTQRQTPPSYSKESLIRRYRPIWRILLISNLALGGYMFAKARKKNSRVEDRKRPGPHDEDNQATDAVSSGLTPASPLSEEPSVPPTVIEPVKVREPIPEDQQRELFKWILEEKRKVKPKDPKEKKRIDEEKAILKQFIRAESIPQL, encoded by the exons atggaTCCAACTCAACGGCAAACTCCTCCTTCATATTCAAAAGAATCACTCATTAGGCGTTACAGACCCATTTGGCGTATTCTCTTGATTTCTAATCTCGCTCTCGGAG GTTATATGTTTGCGAaggcaagaaagaaaaactcgAGAGTGGAGGATAGAAAACGCCCTGGACCACATGATGAGGACAACCAAGCAACAGATGCAGTTTCTTCTGGTCTCACTCCAGCTTCTCCACTCTCCGAAGAACCATCGGTCCCACCAACCGTCATTGAGCCGGTGAAGGTGCGGGAACCTATCCCTGAAGACCAGCAGCGTGAGCTTTTCAAATGGATATtggaagagaaaagaaaagtgaaacCTAAAGATCCCAAAGAGAAGAAACGAATCGATGAAGAGAAGGCCATTCTTAAGCAGTTTATACGTGCAGAATCCATTCCACAGCTTTAG
- the LOC102626980 gene encoding putative GATA transcription factor 22 has translation MTPNYHLSPVTPFPLELKEDQLLNLNQPPSSSSPASCHNFFEPVQREGGFYYRESVLLRHPKEVRILYSQAAGSCDHPGPAVMDESGSESTGLKLSMSSEKEERNDQNQSENSSSVKWMSSKMRLMKKMMYSSPDAAAMQKLEDHQKQPPSSSLEPDNGNNNNNTNTIRVCADCNTTKTPLWRSGPRGPKSLCNACGIRQRKARRAMAAAAANGTAVQLAADDTSSNKKKSKTPRPSNNNSCLPFKKRCKYNSNSPSRGKKKLCSFEDLTLNLSKNNSSALQRVFPQEEKEAAILLMALSYGLVHG, from the exons ATGACTCCAAATTATCACTTATCACCTGTCACTCCTTTTCCTCTAGAGCTTAAAGAAGATCAACTCTTGAATTTGAATCAACctccatcttcttcttctcctgcCTCATGTCATAACTTCTTTGAACCAGTTCAACGAGAAGGAGGATTTTATTATAGGGAATCGGTTTTGCTACGACACCCAAAAGAG gttaGGATATTATACTCACAAGCTGCTGGATCATGCGATCATCCAGGACCAGCAGTGATGGATGAGAGTGGCAGTGAGAGTACTGGCCTCAAGTTATCCATGAGCTcggaaaaagaagagagaaatgaTCAAAATCAAAGTGAGAATAGCTCTTCAGTTAAGTGGATGTCTTCAAAGATGAGgttgatgaagaagatgatgtaTTCATCACCTGACGCTGCTGCTATGCAAAAGCTTGAAGATCATCAGAAGCAACCACCATCATCATCTTTAGAACCTGACAACggtaacaacaataataacacaAATACAATTAGGGTTTGTGCTGATTGTAACACAACGAAGACCCCTCTTTGGAGGAGTGGACCTAGAGGTCCCAAG TCACTATGCAACGCTTGTGGGATTCGGCAAAGGAAGGCAAGAAGGGCCATGGCAGCAGCTGCGGCAAATGGGACAGCAGTGCAACTTGCAGCTGATGATACATCATCTAATAAGAAGAAGAGTAAGACACCAAGACCAAGTAACAACAATAGCTGCCTTCCATTCAAGAAAAGGTGCAAATACAATTCCAATAGCCCATCACGTGGGAAAAAGAAGCTTTGCAGTTTTGAAGACTTAACCTTAAATTTGAGCAAGAACAATAGTTCAGCTTTACAAAGAGTTTTCCCTCAAGAAGAAAAGGAAGCTGCGATCCTTCTAATGGCTCTATCATATGGGCTTGTTCATGGCTAG